TAGCCTATGCAATTGCAAAAGGCATCCTCGAATATCTAGGTAAAGTAGGGTGAAACTTAAAATAGGTATATTTGATAGCGGAATAGGTGGTTTTACTATCCTTAATTCTTTACTAAAAACACGTAAAGATGTAGAAGTTTTCTATTTGGCCGATACAAAAAGGATACCTTTTGGGAGTAAAAATTCTAAAAAGATAAGATTAATTGCAAAGGAGATTTGTACTTTTTTTGTTGATAAGAATTTGGATGCACTTTTAGTTGCTTGTAACACTACAAATGCGTGTGCGCTAGATATTTTAGAAGATAATTTAAAGGTCCCTTGTTTTGACCTTATAAACTCAGTATCGGAAATAGTTGATAAACAAATAATTGGTGTCATAGCAACACAAACAACTGTTCGATCATCGTATTACAAGAAAGCTATAAATTCTAAAAAAGAGAATAAGATAATATTTCAGCAAGAATGTCCAGAATTAGTATCAGAAATTGAAAAAGAAAAATTAAATCTTGATAAGTTAAATAGTCTTTCAGACTTATACTTAAGACCATTAATAAACAAAAATATTGAAGAATTAATACTTGGATGTAGTCACTATCCTTTAATTTATGACTTTTTTAGAAAAAAATTAGATTCGAATATAAAAATCATTGATCCATCGGTAGCATTAATAAAAAAATTTAATGAATCTTTTGCTATTCCAAAAACTGACCGCTATGAGAGTATTTCTCTCGAAAATGTAAAATTTTTTGTTACTTCAGAAAGAGATGAGTTTTCCAATAAAGTAAAATTTTGGCTTGGAATTAATAAAGAAATTAGGTTAGTTAACCTCCGAAGTAATGTTTGATTCCTTAAGATATAGAAGAGGTCAATCATGAATACAGTAACAGAGCTACTACAACCAGTTGAAAATGATCTTGATGATCTTATTTTTGAACTGAAAAATCTAATAGGAGCTGGTCATCCAATTCTTCAAGCCGCAGCAGAACACCTTTTTAGTGCTGGTGGGAAAAGGTTGAGACCTGGTATAGTTTTATTGATTTCAAAAGCTATATCTCCTAAATTTTGCTTAACAA
The Prochlorococcus marinus XMU1411 genome window above contains:
- the murI gene encoding glutamate racemase; its protein translation is MKLKIGIFDSGIGGFTILNSLLKTRKDVEVFYLADTKRIPFGSKNSKKIRLIAKEICTFFVDKNLDALLVACNTTNACALDILEDNLKVPCFDLINSVSEIVDKQIIGVIATQTTVRSSYYKKAINSKKENKIIFQQECPELVSEIEKEKLNLDKLNSLSDLYLRPLINKNIEELILGCSHYPLIYDFFRKKLDSNIKIIDPSVALIKKFNESFAIPKTDRYESISLENVKFFVTSERDEFSNKVKFWLGINKEIRLVNLRSNV